The sequence below is a genomic window from Colletotrichum destructivum chromosome 4, complete sequence.
TAGCGAACCGGCGCGTTGTCAGCCACTCGGCCGGTCTTGGCGTCCGCCGACATGGACAACCGGCAGAGACCGAGCAGATGTACAGCGGCAGACAAGGAGATGGCGCGTAGGAGTCGACCTCACGTTCACAGCAGCGACCGTCCAATGGCGACCCGCTGTGACGGTGTTACTACGGACGTCGGTTTGGTCCTCCGATTGCGCGTAGACCATCCAGGCATCACTCATCATGGGCCGTCCCATTGATTGCTGGCTGGTGATTAGTGTCCCGCCTGTCGTCGTGCCGGCGGGGAAACTGACGGTCTGGCTCACAAGCATCTACCCCACTGGGCCTGCAGGCAAGCGCACTTTCTTTTGACGACACGCTACTCCCGACGCGAGCAGGAGACGAACATTGTTGCATGCGGAGCTGGGCGATGGATGTTCAGTGTTGGGCACAACACTTGAACCGTATCTTACCGTGTTTTCTGCATGCCGTGTACTCCTGAGTCTCTCATACCGCCTCGCCAGGGGCCTTGTGTTTCTCATAATCCTCGGCCTCACTAttctcctccatcttctcttccaacttgacggccttcttcctttctACCGACACAACCagttctcttcttcatcctggAAGAGGAACAGTagtggaggggggaggctTCGAAGTAGCCCGGGCTCTCTGTCAGGTTGTTAAACTAGCGCTTGAATTGTCCACAGCAAGTCTTTTCGAACGTGTTCTGCTGGTGGTCGTTTTTGAGTAGCCAGAACTGTTGAGTCGTTGGACTTTTGCTTGCCGGGCACAGCTGTCCTTGCTCAGGATACGTAAACCACGTAGGGCAGAGATAGGAGATGTGCAGGTATACAAACACAACCGGTAACTAAGCTGTCGGCCATCTGACTATTTGCCAGGCCTGCAGGGTCGCCTCCTTGGTTGTACTTGTTTTCTTTgagtgttgttgttgtcgttaTCCTAACATGTCTACAGTACAATACATTATTCACAATGAAATACTGACAACATATAACTTGTAACCTAGTATCTATACTGCAATAACTTTAGTCTAAAGGGGCCTACTAACTTGTAGCAGGTGCAAATAGGGCTTAGTAACAGCGCAAAATACAGACAATTCTGCATCTAACAACCTACATACTAACATCCAACTAGATTGCATACTCTACTAATTAACGAGATTGCATTTTTACTCTAGACCTAAGAACTTTAGACAGCTACAATAGCTACAGAGGCTGTCCCTGCTCTGTTGAACAGCAACGTAGACTTCATGGTTCAGCCTGAGCCCAGGGACTTTGGACAGCTAAGGTGTCTGAGAAGATCGCCTGTGCCCGTTCAACCAGGGGAGTCAACTCTAGTATAGATCATTCAGCATATCATTGAGAGTCGGTCCATCAACTGGGAATGCTTTGCTAATGCTGCCCCTACCCCTTCACCTAGTGACATTAACTTCACAGAAGAGATCAAGAAGGACCATCAGGGAACAAGGTCAGTGGGTGGGCGTTAGTGAAGGAAGGAGCTCTTCAATTATGCAGGTAGGTTGGTACCTTCCTGTCTAGGTAGGAGAGCCCAGACAACACtgaggtacctacctatggTAAATACGAaggttttttctttctttatCCTTTGGTCTTCTTAGATTCCTCCTTCATCCTTCATCCTTCCTTCAACAAGACAATCACAGCAGACTCCAAAAAGGATCACCATCATGTTCCAATCTGTCGTttttgacgacgagggccgctTCGTGTGCCTCCAATCGTTCCTGCCTGCCCCCCTTGACCCTGAGGTCGAAGCCGTTTTCGACCTCCCTGAGGAGGATTTCCTCGCCCTTTCCGGTATGTGACTGCTACTGATTGCCATGCCTAACATCATGCTGATTTGACGAATAGCCGAGATCTGCCGGGccaagagagaggaggagaagcccaagCCCCGCCCTCGAACCCGGacccgagcccgagcctgAGCCCAAGCCCCTCGACAGTAAGTACATACCTGTGCGCTTATTCGACTCTGCGACACGGTAAACTCGAGTGTGTCAATTGTCGGACTGACATTGATGTTGCCATTACAGTCAACACACCGCGACGATGGCCCGGGTAAGTGAGCCCTGTGTGTTTGAGAGAACGAGTGCTGATAGAAGTAGCCTCCCACCTGGCGTCGACCAGAGATACTGATCGTTTtagagagaggaggaggttggcgCTAGAGGAATCCAAGCGTGCTTTACAGTTTTCTGTAATCATGTTTGCTGTAGATGCAGAATCTCTAATTACTTGTTCGTTAGAGTTAGAGTTACACAAATTACAACAAACCCTGGCTCCTGCGCCCTCTAACGCACAAGTATATGTTAAATTGCCTTTCCCCTTTGTGCTACTGCTTAATAAGGACATCTATATCCTTTTAACTATATGAACTAATGGTTTTTGTAGCGGCGCCATAAGCTAGAATATCGCCGCGCTGAGGAACATGCTGCGTGGTAGCGCTGAGGTCGCTGCTGTCAAGTATGTGTGCATGTATAAGCGCCTGAGGTCGCATAGATACACATTTTAAAAACAGAGCATGCTTTGAATCACAACCACAGCCAAGGCCTCCCCATCCAAGGCCTCCTCGTTCACTCCTAGCTCCTCGTCCATATTGAAGAGAAACACTGGTTGTGTtagggggaaggggaaaaaagctATCGAGTCAGACGAGAAGGTCAGGGAGGATAGCAAGGCCGAAGATTCTAAGAAGCATGAGATCGCTGGCGTGACGACTGGCCTCAAGCttgaggaagacggcgaggcaGAGGATGATGGGAGAGTTAGGCTATATAGTAACACAGAAAGCTTATGCAATAGGATAAGTGACTGAACGAGGGAATGGACGAGGACTAAACTGTAACCCTCTACAACTAGGATGCTGCCGTAGTAGCTatgccaccaccgcctcAAGCTTCAGGACGCGTCGATCTGAGGTACTTCCGGGTCATTGACCTGCTGCGCGTGGAAATCTTGCCGTTTAGGGAACAACGCCAGTGGGCAATACTTGAGGAAGGAGCGCTCCAGTTAGAGCCCAATACAATACCCGGATACCCGTCTAGATGCGAGACCatttttttcttcatcttAGATTCCTATTCCACCCTTAATCTCTCCTTCAAAGCAATTGTAGGAGAATCCAAGAAAGCATTGGCGCCATGTCCCAAAACGAGGTTTTTGACGCCGAGAGCCGTTTCGCCCGCCTTACGTTGCTGACGCCCACTGCCATCGACCCCGACGAAGAGGCCTTCTTCAACCTTCCTGACGAAGAGCTTGTTGTTCGTTCTGGTATGTGTTTGTCCTCTTATTGTTTACTGCCAAACGTTCGGGCTGATTCGAGAATGGCTGCAATCTGCAaagaggaggccaagaaggaagaggaggctaagaagaaggaagaggaggaggccgagaagatgaaggaggaagaggaggccaagaagatgaaagagaagaaggatcgggaggccaagaagcgcatGCATCCCCTCTGTGAGTGAATCTCGGCGAGTATCCTGATTAGATTGCCTTGCTGACCATGAGCTTGTGATTACAGTCGAGCTCTTCCCCGACTGGCCCCGCTGGTCTGGGTAAGTGATCCCTATGTGTTTGAGAGACGCGTGCTGACTGAAGTAGTCTCGCTCCTGGCATCGACCAGGAAGACTGGTCCATCTGGAGGGACGAGGAAGTCGGTACCGAAGGAAGACTAGTAAGTTTTACAGCTTTTGCAATTTTTTCCCACTATGGACGAAGAGTCTCTAGGCACCTGTCATactgtctttctcttttaTGTTGTTGCTGAGATAATAACGGCTCTCTTTACCTATATGAACTAATGAACTAATGGTTTTTGTAGCGACGCCTCAAGCTGGAACGGCGCCGCTCTGAGGAGTATTTTGCGTGGTTAGCCCAGTTCGACTGCTGTGCTGGGTGCGCCGAGGATGCTGCTGTCAAGTTTGTGTCCTTGTACAAGCGTTCTCCCCACCATGAGAGGGACGCGTCGATCTGAGGTGCTTCCAGGTCATTAACTTGCTGCGCATGGAAATCTCGCGCAGTGGGTTGCCATGGAGACTGGATCTGCACGACGCTTGAACCAAAACGACCTCGCCTTGCAGGATCCCGCGTTCTCGGTACGAGTAGATAGACACGGCACTCAGTCGACTGACGACGATTGGGGAAACGACGAGAACCTGCTTCTGCGCCATGAGACGATCTGTTGAGGCATCCATGGGCGGGGACGGCCTCTTAATAGGAATATGATACTTTTATACAGCCTCAAATCACTGACCAACGGACAACCGCCCCTCACACCTCCACATTAGAACGCCTCCAGGTCAGCCGGCCGCCCGAACCATGTCCCCagctcatcgccgtcttGTTCGCGATCCCCGGATGTGAAAAAGTCTGTCATGCGCGCcgtgtcgccgtcgtcctcgacgggccAGTCCACCTTGAGGGCGCCCTTCCCCTCCAGCATGTCCTTGGCGGTGCCCCAGCTGAAGCGACACTCGGGGCCCCATCCAAAGACGGGGTGCATGTTGGACCTCATCCACGACACACACCTCCCGTCCGACGGGTAACCCGAGCCCCAAGCCATGCCCTCCTCTGCCGACTCGGGGGCTCGTGCCTTGTAGAGTACCTCCAGCGCGGCATCGCGAGAGACCTTGGCGCAGACGGACGCGGCGGACACACAGGGGTACAGGCTGtctgccttcttctcgacggtGATCTTGGTGGCCGGAAAGAAGCGTTGGAGCTTGGCCTGATATGCGGCCGGTTGGCCGACGGTGTCGACGTAGATCTCCTGAACGTTGACGCCCTGGGCGAAGACGCCCTTGATCAGTTCCACGGTGGCGTCCATGGCCTGGGCGTTGAGGTTGTAGTTGGCGCCGGGGCGCATCATGCCGGACGAGATGTCGCGGGCGCTCAGCGCTGAGATGGCGAACCCGCAAGACTCGGCCAGGTCCGAGCCGGCGGTGCAGAGGGCGGTCATCAGCTGGGACCGGACCGCTGGCGTGAGCACCTTGGAGTCGTCGAAATGGTGGGTTTCGCGGAGCAGGGGGTCGGAGAGGGGAATGGGGAGGTAGAAGACGCCGTAGACCATCGGCCCCAGAACGGGCCCGCGGCCggcctcatcgacgccgaggcaGACCGGGGTTCCGGATACCGCTGTTTGTGAGGTTGTTGGTGAAGAGGGTGGCGGAAGGAGTGCCGGAGGAACCGGGGAGAAGTATGTGTAGGAGGCGCCTGAGAGGATGGCCTTCTCGTTTATAGACGGGGGAATAAAGACGTCAGAAACCGGTGTCTCGAGGGCAATCTCCTCAGCTGTTTGAGAGTCGTCCATTGTGGGCTGGCGACTGAAGACTGAAGTCACTTGAAAGACCCTGGATATATTTCACGTCGGAGGTCTCAGGCCGTACAACGGGCTAGCAGGCAGCGATTCGTATGGGTATCTCAATATCCAGTTGCCTGCCGCGATTTCTCCAAACTCCAGAAATGAAAAGACGATGACTGAAAAGCGAAGACAGGAAGGGAATGGTTGAACAAGTGACTTCGGACTCGAGAGTTGAGAACAACTGGTGGGGGTGGCAGGTCCGACCCTTGACGCGTGCAGATTGATGGAGACGCGTCCAGCCGTTGCTGCGACGCCAAGTCTACACGGCCCCCTGTCAATTCAACTTGCAGGCGCCAGCCACCACTGAAAGTCCCTTGAAGCAGGCGCACCTGTCCACCTCCACCCCTAAAAGTCGCGCGCCCAACCATCACCACAACCATCTTGCCAGTGTAAACACGGCGGCCATCTGGTTCACAACGTCACTCGTTTTTGCGCCAGTACACATCGGGGAATCAACTTGCAGCCGCGATTTCACCTCAAATTTGCTGGATTTCTAGATCGACTTCCCGGACAGCTCCACAGCTGCAATGGCACCGCCGCGACAGAGCAACGTCCGCCGACGCGAGACTTCAACAGGCGACTTCCACGAGCTTGGCGTGAAGGGACGGTATGTCGATACGCCCCTCCGCGGGCCGGCACCTGTCGCGATCGCAAGCTGcgtccggccttgagctAATGAC
It includes:
- a CDS encoding Putative ribonuclease HII/HIII, ribonuclease H-like superfamily; protein product: MDDSQTAEEIALETPVSDVFIPPSINEKAILSGASYTYFSPVPPALLPPPSSPTTSQTAVSGTPVCLGVDEAGRGPVLGPMVYGVFYLPIPLSDPLLRETHHFDDSKVLTPAVRSQLMTALCTAGSDLAESCGFAISALSARDISSGMMRPGANYNLNAQAMDATVELIKGVFAQGVNVQEIYVDTVGQPAAYQAKLQRFFPATKITVEKKADSLYPCVSAASVCAKVSRDAALEVLYKARAPESAEEGMAWGSGYPSDGRCVSWMRSNMHPVFGWGPECRFSWGTAKDMLEGKGALKVDWPVEDDGDTARMTDFFTSGDREQDGDELGTWFGRPADLEAF